The bacterium sequence GCGCGCGAACCGGATCGCGGAGCTGCAGCGCGCGGTCGGATGAACCGTCGGTTGAGTCGTCGGCTGACGAGTGAACGAAGGCGGAGCCCCGCTGGGCTCCGCCTTCCTCGTTTCGTACCTGGCCGTTTCAGGGAACGCCGCGTCAGGGAGTTCCGGGCGCCAGCACCTCGACCATGACGGTGTCGTGGCGCGTCACGCTCATGTAGGTGTCGAAGACCGTGACCACCACCGGGCACAGCCCCGCGTCCTGGACCGTGAACATGTGGGAGGACTCCCGCTCCCCGTAGGTCGATTCCAGGATGCTGCCGGACCGCCACAGGAAGTCGAACCGATCGAACTGGCCGAGGGCCGGGTCGAAGCCGCAGACCTCGGCGGTCGCGGAGAAGTACGCCCTGCCGTCGGTGCAGGCGTCGGGGTAGTGGCCGAACGAGACGTTGGTGGCGGAGTTGCGGACCGGCTTCACGTCGACGAGGCGGCGGCTGGCGTCGTAGAGGTAGACGTCGGCGACGAAGTCGGCGGGGGCGCCCGTCCAGCCCAGCAGCAGGTTGAAGTTGGCCTGCGTGGTGCCGGTGCTCTGCCCGCGCCCGTTCAGCCAGACACGGTAGTAGCCGTGGGCCGGGATCGACACGGTCGAGGCGAAGAGGAACTTGTCCCGGTCGTAGGGGTCGTTGGTCAGGGACCAGTTGCCGATGTTCACCGCGGCGCCGGTGGGGTTGTGCAGCTCCAGCACCGGTTCGAAACGGTTCTGGTTCTCCGGGTTCGGGAGCACCGCGTTGAAGGCGAGGATCTCGTTGATGATCGGCTGGCTGCGGAAGTTCCCGCCGCCGGAGCCGCCGTTGGTGGCGCCGATGGTGTGCGTCGGGAAGTAGGCCAGGCTCGCGGTGACCGTCGTGTCGGGCGAGGACCGGACGAGCAGCGAGTCGGCGCGGATCTCGACCGAGACGAAGGACGACTTGCTGTCCCCGTCGTCGTCGGTGACCGTCACCGCGACTTCGTAGGTGCCGGGCTCCGCGAACACGTGGTGGGTGGTCGAGCCGTGCCCGGTCGCGCCGTCCTGGAAGTTCCAGAGGATGTCGAGATTGGTGTTGGCGCCGGTCGGATCGGGCCCGGGATCGCCGCCGGAGACGAAGGCGACGAACTGGACGTCCGCGGGCGCGATGCCGCAGTCGACGTTCGCCTGGACCCGGGTGATGACCGGGGCGAGGTCGTCCTTCTCGCCGCAGCCGGACAGCAGCGCGAGCGCGGTGGCGGCGATCATCGCGGCCAGCAATGGGCGGCCGGGCAGGTATTGGCAATTGCGCATGAGGCTGGCTCCGTCGTCACGGTGGGGCACCGCGCACCCCCGCCCGACACGGCGGGGCGGCGGCGCAGAACGTCATCAACGTATAAAGTTAGGCCCGGGCGGGCAAGGAGTCCAGCGAAAAGCCCCCGGAACGCCCGGTCACCGGCGCCCGGTCACCGGCGCACTCGCAGCCACGCCACGATCGCGACCCCGGCGTAGGCCAGGTTGCCGGCCCAGGCCGCCAGGAAGGGGGGGAGCGTGCCGTTGTGGCCCAGCGACCGTCCGAAGTTGATGGCCAGGTAGTACCCGAAGCTGATGGCGATCGTCCAGCCGAACCCCGAGGCGACCGTCGTCTTGCGGGGGCTCGAGGCCAGCAGGATGCCCAGCACCACCA is a genomic window containing:
- a CDS encoding PKD domain-containing protein, with translation MRNCQYLPGRPLLAAMIAATALALLSGCGEKDDLAPVITRVQANVDCGIAPADVQFVAFVSGGDPGPDPTGANTNLDILWNFQDGATGHGSTTHHVFAEPGTYEVAVTVTDDDGDSKSSFVSVEIRADSLLVRSSPDTTVTASLAYFPTHTIGATNGGSGGGNFRSQPIINEILAFNAVLPNPENQNRFEPVLELHNPTGAAVNIGNWSLTNDPYDRDKFLFASTVSIPAHGYYRVWLNGRGQSTGTTQANFNLLLGWTGAPADFVADVYLYDASRRLVDVKPVRNSATNVSFGHYPDACTDGRAYFSATAEVCGFDPALGQFDRFDFLWRSGSILESTYGERESSHMFTVQDAGLCPVVVTVFDTYMSVTRHDTVMVEVLAPGTP